The proteins below come from a single Ptychodera flava strain L36383 chromosome 6, AS_Pfla_20210202, whole genome shotgun sequence genomic window:
- the LOC139134635 gene encoding protein polybromo-1-like isoform X3, whose product MSKRRRSVTSDFRDDESAASSSAAVAAAKKRKRSVTQTVDQADICQELYDTIRNYKDDDGRLLCESFVRVPKRRSLPDYYDVVTTPIDLLKVQQKLKMDEYETIDQLTHDVELMVNNTKAYFKKETQEYQDACDLWDLYVETKNEILEENEELSGGVAGDWESDEETQAKKEPEKTEKPLSSNQVPPESGHSTESSDEPSASSSATITTTTTSTASATSAHEAKAVSEVQDISSVSEAKPEAVLAKPVIATSTDVGNSASEKNTGTSLTESMDTGQGMMQKEIPQKTAAKDMVSEVVSEGSGKSQIKMDIREKFKDVELSNSGEMLEDPITVSGTSHDSSLPMEVSEDTVKEEANTESKKSANTEGALSAVEKPNSEQKKKTVGEVTRGFPRAAKSSHPEEQEGSSRKEEKHTVIKDSVNNGFASEYSEEHKADSGQESDYAMDNPDNPYEQLFTSVMTHKNNEGRYTSLLFRKLPARSAYPEYYDVINNPIDMKIIAKKIKNEQYSSLHGLEKDLLLMVKNAKTFNEPGSQVYKDACTLKKIINGKKAELERMAKDGQIPSKSSERLKARQSTGQNSLSAITAALQISSDEEEDIPYPFKTIEYEEGEESGTDSFLADVGDPLHVLFEAVVSFKNAMGQLVAEPFMRLPNSRAYPDYYEEIKHPMALSKIRTKLKSGKYNSLDELEEDLNLVFNNALHYNMPNSRLYKDAERLQKLMQAKKKELEKFEVKKEEENTVEEEVEEKVKKKKAMSPIASSTDEKKVKRQDSSDTDSQLKKRMMLLYKIIEDYQDENGRYLTDLFMEKPSKKLYPDYYKVISEPIDMITIENNIISDKYTVEQALLADFKLMFNNARHYNEEESQVYRDADTLENLLLTKHKELGPVPAEVAPAPKAKALKKITPKKSTKALTPLAQKLKELYETVSNYKDSHKRVLSTIFQRLPSKSEYPEYYQVIKKPIDMQKIYQRIQCNQYETLDDMVADFLLMFDNACKFNEPDSQIYKDALTLQRILLQKNAELMSDESSGVPDVQMLVREIMTNLYVSVVNHQDEEGRCYSDSLAEIPIEKEEGTDMKRPLDLDVVRRNLDRGRYRRLDRFQDDMFEVFETARKLSRTDSQVYEDAMELQKFLITIRDEICKNGELLLSPALSYTHKHLQNDLDKEKKEKLPKEMKEDQEKREEEKRLQELEAEKEEEQASLATDGVDVKGQTYRVGDFVFLEPLLTNFCHLELNREKNLKPHIVLIEKLWTDDNGEQWLHGNWFYRPDETFHLATRKFLTKEVFKSDYYNSAKVSRVMGKCYVMFVKDYFKTKPEGYAEEDVYVCESRYNAKAKCFKKIKIWSLPSNSTKIVPRDEPLSRVRVASVFADHINKQEEPMETDAMDVLDKEREDIEVEVTNPDDGCTYYEQLNIESGYYKLGDCVYLRSDEDKPYLARIDKMWKDSNGDPWFHGPWYVHPSETEHQPTRMFYKNEVFLSSIEDTNPMRSISGKCAVFAFKDYISSRPTEISEDDVFVCEARYNEAERQIRKLKGLKKFSLANKVIDDEIYFFRKPITPLKEPSPLLQKVSEEQEVETEDKVEEEDTTSEVVPPPPPVVETPVKPKPKRTASGYILFASEIRSQLKQQYPDHSFGELSRVIGTEWRNLEAKQKSAYEERAALQAAAKEEAARNESSMTPGSPASQSAPPAGTLVVYECGWADCDFQYEDLQDLTNHILENSGHLRMLGDNPEYPCMWRGCPRNRKVSQPFPQMARLIRHCKEVHLRVAAKHIYPNQRSRNFFSRQAIRGGLQSASPGPGGRPMTPGSSTGAMMGIVGPPTPVGMQSGMHPGMQGGMQPGISMQASMPGMMPGHQGVPTVSTAMQGMQGVPPHSQPQAMSHGMSPMPNMGNHMGNQGLQMHPGMSPQTAPQGMPVRMGQPMMPQTMVPPHPPMMSPRGHPPPAPSPHSAHSGPASPAFDQGGHPVSQSPMPQSTVMQAQHTQITAAPPQPPAPMFVAVPPKTQRLLHSEAYLRYIEGLRSSHKTVSEWDRNLNAKRQDIPLSHQQKAKLPVHWLANGAGPCGDATKALWTLRDLMLQDSLRLSRSYNINLQSS is encoded by the exons ATGTCCAAAAGACGGAGATCTGTGACGTCAGATTTTCGTGACGATGAGTCTGCAGCCTCCTCTTCAGCTGCTGTAGCGGCGgcaaagaaaaggaaaagatcTGTTACTCAAACTGTAGATCAG GCTGACATCTGTCAAGAATTGTATGACACTATCAGAAATTACAAGGATGATGATGGGAGACTGCTGTGCGAATCCTTCGTCAGAGTTCCAAAGCGAAG ATCTTTGCCTGACTACTATGATGTGGTGACAACACCAATTGATCTACTGAAGGTTCAACAGAAGTTGAAGATGGATGAGTATGAAACCATTGATCAGCTCACTCATGATGTAGAACTCATGGTTAATAACACAAAAGCATATTTCAAG AAAGAGACTCAAGAATATCAGGACGCCTGCGATCTTTGGGATCTCTACGTAGAGACCAAGAATGAAATCCTGGAAGAGAATGAGGAACTCAGTGGAGGTGTTGCCGGTGACTGGGAATCTGATGAGGAAACCCAGGCAAAGAAGGAACCAGAGAAAACGGAGAAACCTCTCTCCTCCAACCAAGTCCCACCAGAGTCTGGTCATTCAACTGAGAGTAGTGATGAG CCCTCTGCTTCTAGTTCTGCTACCataactactactactacttccaCTGCTTCTGCTACCTCTGCTCATGAAGCAAAGGCCGTGTCAGAAGTACAAGACATCTCAAGTGTTTCAGAAGCAAAGCCTGAAGCTGTACTTGCCAAGCCAGTGATAGCAACTTCAACTGATGTCGGAAATTCTGCATCAGAAAAAAATACGGGTACTTCGCTGACTGAATCCATGGACACAGGACAGGGAATGATGCAGAAAGAAATCCCACAGAAAACTGCTGCCAAAGATATGGTCAGTGAGGTGGTTTCAGAAGGTAGTGGGAAATCTCAAATCAAGATGGATATCAGAGAGAAATTCAAAGATGTAGAACTGTCTAATTCAGGGGAAATGCTAGAAGACCCAATCACTGTGTCCGGTACTTCTCATGATTCCAGTCTACCAATGGAAGTCAGTGAAGATACTGTCAAGGAAGAAGCCAACACAGAAAGTAAGAAATCAGCCAATACAGAAGGTGCTCTTTCAGCAGTGGAGAAACCTAACAGTGAACAGAAAAAGAAGACAGTTGGGGAAGTCACCAGAGGATTTCCAAGGGCAGCCAAGTCCTCACACCCAGAAGAGCAAGAAGGTAGTTCCAGAAAAGAGGAGAAACATACTGTGATCAAG GATTCAGTCAACAATGGCTTCGCATCTGAATACTCTGAGGAACACAAAGCAGATAGTGGCCAGGAATCAGACTATGCCATGGATAATCCTGACAATCCATACGAACAGTTGTTCACATCGGTGATGACACATAAAAATAATGAGGGCAGATACACCAGTCTTCTCTTCCGAAAACTACCAGCAAGGTCTGCTTATCCTGAGTACTATGATGTCATCAACAACCCTatagatatgaaaattattgcaAAGAAGATCAAG AATGAACAGTACTCTTCTCTACATGGACTGGAGAAAGACTTGCTACTGATGGTAAAGAACGCCAAGACGTTCAATGAACCTGGCTCTCAAGTTTACAAAGACGCCTGCACTTTGAAGAAAATCATCAATGGAAAGAAAGCTGAGCTTGAACGTATGGCAAAAGATGGGCAGATACCGTCTAAATCCAGTGAGAGGCTGAA AGCTCGACAGAGTACAGGACAAAATTCATTATCAGCCATTACAGCTGCCCTACAGATCTCATCtgatgaagaagaagatatCCCATATCCTTTCAAGACTATTGAGTATGAAGAAGGTGAAGAATCTGGAACGGACAGCTTCCTTGCTGATGTTGGTGACCCACTCCATGTGTTATTTGAAGCTGTTGTCAGTTTCAAGAATGCAATGGGTCAGCTAGTTGCTGAGCCTTTCATGAGACTTCCAAACAGCAGAGCGTATCCTGATTACTACGAAGAAATTAAACATCCAATGGCTCTTAGCAAGATCAGAACCAAGTTGAAG TCTGGCAAGTATAATTCCTTGGATGAACTTGAGGAAGACTTGAACTTGGTCTTTAACAATGCCCTACATTACAACATGCCCAACTCAAGACTGTATAAAGATGCAGAAAGATTACAAAAACTAATGCAAGCTAAGAAGAAAGAACTAGAAAAGTTTGAAGTCAAG AAGGAAGAGGAGAATACCGTAGAAGAAGAAGTtgaagaaaaagtgaaaaaaaagaaagccaTGTCACCAATTGCATCCTCAACAGATGAGAAGAAAGTAAAACGTCAGGACAGCTCAGACACAGACAGTCAGTTGAAAAAGAGAATGATGCTGTTGTACAAAATTATTGAAGATTATCAG GATGAAAATGGTCGGTACTTGACAGATCTGTTCATGGAGAAGCCGTCCAAAAAGCTTTATCCAGACTACTACAAAGTCATAAGTGAACCCATTGATATGATTACCATAGAAAATAACATCATCAGTGACAAG TACACTGTTGAGCAAGCTTTGTTGGCTGATTTCAAACTGATGTTTAACAATGCCAGGCATTACAATGAGGAGGAATCACAAGTGTACAGAGATGCTGACACTCTGGAAAACCTTCTCTTAACTAAACACAAAGAGCTGGGACCGGTACCTGCAG AGGTGGCTCCAGCTCCGAAAGCCAAAGCCTTAAAGAAGATAACACCAAAGAAATCTACCAAAGCACTGACACCTCTGGCACAGAAACTCAAAGAATTGTATGAAACAGTGAGCAATTACAAAGACAGCCATAAAAGGGTGCTCtctacaatatttcaaagacTGCCATCCAAAAGT GAATACCCTGAGTACTACCAGGTGATCAAGAAACCCATTGACATGCAGAAGATATACCAGAGAATACAGTGTAATCAGTATGAAACCCTAGATGATATGGTGGCTGACTTTCTGCTCATGTTTGACAATGCATGTAAATTCAATGAACCAGACTCTCAAATCTACAAG GATGCCCTGACTCTACAGAGGATACTCCTACAAAAGAATGCTGAGTTGATGAGTGATGAGTCTTCAGGAGTGCCTGATGTACAGATGCTGGTCCGTGAAATCATGACTAATCTCTATGTGTCAGTGGTAAATCATCAAGATGAGGAGGGCAGGTGTTACAGTGATTCCTTGGCAGAGATTCCAATCGAGAAAGAAGAAGGCACAGATATGAA GAGACCCCTTGACCTTGATGTTGTGAGAAGAAATCTTGACAGAGGCCGGTACAGAAGGTTGGATCGTTTCCAAGATGATATGTTTGAGGTCTTTGAAACTGCTCGCAAACTCAGCCGTACAGATTCCCAG GTATATGAAGATGCCATGGAGCTGCAGAAGTTCCTGATCACAATCCgagatgaaatatgcaagaatGGTGAACTCTTGTTATCCCCAGCTCTCAGCTACACCCACAAACACCTGCAGAATGATCTTgacaaagaaaagaaagagaagCTTCCTAAAGAAATGAAGGAAGACCAAGAGAAAAGAGAGGAAGAGAAGAGGTTGCAGGAATTAGAGGCTGAAAAGGAAGAAGAGCAAGCTAGCTTG GCAACTGATGGTGTTGACGTGAAAGGACAAACATACCGTGTTGGGGACTTTGTGTTCTTGGAACCACT GTTGacaaatttttgtcaccttgaACTTAATAGGGAGAAAAATCTGAAACCACATATCGTTTTGATCGAGAAACTGTGGACAGATGATAATGGAGAGCAATGGTTGCATGGCAACTGGTTCTATAGACCTGATGAAACATTCCACTTGGCAACCAGGAAATTTTTAACAAAG GAGGTGTTTAAGAGCGATTACTACAACAGCGCAAAAGTGAGCAGGGTCATGGGCAAATGTTATGTAATGTTTGTGAAGGATTACTTCAAAACCAAGCCTGAAGGTTATGCTGAGGAagatgtgtatgtgtgtgaatCAAGGTACAATGCCAAGGCCAAATGCTTCAAAAAGATCAAG ATCTGGTCCTTACCATCAAACAGTACCAAGATAGTACCCAGAGATGAGCCCTTGTCTAGGGTCAGAGTGGCATCAGTATTTGCTGACCATATCAATAAACAAGAAGAACCTATGGAAACTGATGCTATGGATGTTCTGGACAAAGAAAGAGAA GATATAGAAGTTGAAGTCACCAATCCAGATGACGGCTGTACATACTATGAACAGCTCAACATAGAATCAGGGTACTACAAGCTTGGAGACTGTGTTTATCTACGCTCTGATGAAGACAAGCCATACTTGGCTAGGATAGACAAAATGTGGAAAGATTCTAA TGGTGATCCATGGTTTCATGGTCCATGGTACGTTCATCCATCCGAGACCGAACACCAGCCAACTCGTATGTTCTACAAGAATGAAGTCTTCCTGAGTTCTATAGAGGATACCAATCCAATGCGTAGTATCAGTGGTAAATGTGCTGTCTTTGCATTCAAAGACTATATCTCAA GTCGACCAACAGAGATTTCAGAGgatgatgtgtttgtgtgtgaagCTCGTTACAACGAAGCAGAGAGACAAATCCGGAAACTTAAGGGTCTCAAGAAGTTCTCACTGGCTAACAAAGTCATTGACGATGAGATCTATTTCTTCAGGAAACCCATCACCCCATTGAAGGAACCTTCACCATTGCTTCAGAAAGTCTCTGAAGAACAGGAGGTGGAAACGGAGGATAAGGTAGAGGAAGAAGATACCACCAGTGAAGTGGTTCCTCCACCACCACCTGTTGTAGAGACACCAGTTAAG CCAAAGCCTAAGAGAACTGCCAGTGGTTACATCCTGTTTGCCAGCGAGATAAGATCCCAACTGAAACAGCAGTATCCAGACCACTCATTTGGAGAGCTCAGCAGGGTCATCGGTACAGAG TGGAGAAATCTAGAAGCCAAGCAGAAATCAGCTTATGAAGAGCGAGCTGCGTTACAGGCTGCTGCCAAAGAAGAAGCAGCCCGTAATGAATCATCCATGACTCCAGGGTCACCTGCCTCACAGTCAGCACCGCCAGCTGGCACCCTGGTAGTCTATGAATGTGGATGGGCCGATTGTGACTTCCAGTATGAAGATTTACAAGACTTGACAAATCACATTTTGGAGAACTCGGGTCATCTTAGAATGCTTG GTGATAATCCAGAATATCCATGTATGTGGCGAGGCTGTCCAAGAAACAGGAAAGTCAGTCA ACCATTTCCCCAAATGGCCAGGTTGATCAGACATTGCAAGGAAGTTCATCTGCGGGTTGCTGCAAAGCATATTTATCCAAATCAAAGAAGCAG GAACTTCTTCTCACGGCAAGCAATACGTGGTGGTTTACAGAGTGCATCACCTGGTCCAGGTGGTCGTCCAATGACACCAGGTAGCAGTACAGGTGCTATGATGGGCATAGTTGGCCCGCCAACTCCCGTAG GTATGCAAAGTGGCATGCATCCAGGCATGCAGGGAGGAATGCAGCCTGGAATAAGTATGCAAGCCAGTATGCCAGGAATGATGCCGGGACACCAAGGAGTGCCCACCGTCAGCACCGCCATGCAAGGTATGCAAGGAGTTCCTCCTCATTCCCAACCTCAGGCAATGAGCCATGGGATgtcacccatgccaaacatggGAAATCACATGGGAAATCAGGGATTGCAAATGCATCCCGGGATGTCTCCACAGACTGCTCCACAAG GTATGCCAGTTAGAATGGGTCAGCCCATGATGCCACAAACCATGGTACCACCACATCCACCAATGATGTCACCTCGGGGTCATCCACCTCCAGCTCCCAGTCCACATAGTGCTCATAGTGGACCAGCTAGTCCTGCCTTTGACCAAG GTGGTCATCCAGTGAGCCAGTCTCCAATGCCACAGAGTACAGTCATGCAAGCTCAGCACACCCAGATAACAGCTGCACCTCCTCAGCCACCAGCACCAATGTTTGTAGCTGTGCCACCCAAGACACAGAGACTGCTACATTCAGAAGCCTACCTCCG GTATATTGAAGGTTTGCGTTCTAGTCACAAGACAGTTAGTGAATGGGATAGAAACCTGAATGCCAAACGACAAGACATTCCATTATCACACCAACAGAAAGCTAAATTACCAGTTCACTGGCTAGCCAATGGTGCTGGACCATGTGGAGATGCTACAAAGGCTCTCTGGACACTACGTGACCTCATGCTTCAGGATTCCCTCAGGTTGTCAAGATCATATAACAT taATCTTCAATCAAGTTGA